Below is a genomic region from Magnetococcales bacterium.
GACCGGTTGCGAATGCGGTACTGGTACGCGAACAGCTTGGATTGGCCCTCAATCGTCTGGGGCGGCGCGACGAGGCGGAACGGGTCCTGCGGCAGGTCATCGAAACACACGGTCCCAGCAGCGAAACCAACGGAATCCTGGGACGGGTTTTCAAGGATCGATGGGACGAAGCGGTGAAAACGGGAAAAAAGGCCGTGGCGGATGGTTTTTTGCGCCAGGCCATCGAAACCTACCTGGCCGGTTTCGAAGCGGACTGGCGCGACGCCTATCCGGGGATCAACGCAGTCACCCTGATGGAAATGGCCAATCCGGTGGATGCACGTCAGGGGGCGTTGCTGCCCGTGGTCGGTTATGCGGTCAAGAGACGACTTTCGGGAAAGAGGCCCGATTATTGGGATCATGCCACTTTATTGGAATTGCATGTCCTTGGCCGGGATCGTGCCGCCGCGGAAGTGGCATTGGCCGATGCCCTGGCAACGGTGCGGGAATCCTTTGAACCACAGACGACAGCGCGGAATCTGTCTCTGATTCGTCGCGCCCGCGAGGATCGAGGAGAGGACCAGGAGTGGGTCCGGTCGATCGAACGGGAACTGGAAGGTGTGCGTTTCTGAATCACGGGCACATGCAAGCCGAAATTCATGGGAAAAAACATCGGGGGGGGATCAGCAAAACATGTCGAAAAACAACGATGAATCGGAAAAGGAATTCAATGAGGCGCGATTGCAGGCCAACGAAATCCTGTCGGGGAAGAGGCAGGGTTTTAACGTTCGGGAACTGATCGGGATCGCCGAACGATTGCGCGGCACGAGACAATTCGTACTGGCGCGACAACTGCTCGATCCAGAACGTCATGCGTCACTTCTGACAGGGGAACCGGAACGGCAGGCGTTCCATTCAGCCCGGGCCGTGGCCATCTACAAAGATCCGGAGCTGCTTGACGACCTCAAACTCGATCAGGCGTTGCACGACCTGAAGAAAAACCTGGACCTTGACGTTGCCGAAGATCCGGAACTCCTTGGTGTGGCCGGAGCGATCTGCAAGCGCAAGTGGGAGACGACCGGGCACCTGCACGACCTGAAGGAAGCGCTCACGTACTATCTTCGTGGTTGGAACACGAGTACACGGTCGGAATCGAAGGTTGACCGAAGTTATCCGGGAATCAATGCAGCCTTCATTCTTGATCTTCTCGCCACCCGGAACAAGGAAACTTCAGGAAAAAATAAAGTCCTGGGGACGATGGCCGATCAAAGCCAATCCGAAGCGAAGAAGATTCGCGAGGAGATCATCCGCCTTGAATCGACCGGAAGAAGGGATGACTACTGGCATCTGGTGACCATGGCGGAGGCGCATCTTGGCCTGGGCTTGGTGGCGGACGCCTCTTTCGAGGCAAACCATTTTGATCGGGCACGGGCGTTCCTTGAAGAAGCCGCTGGATTGACGGCCATACCCCTATGGCAGAGGGAGACGACCGTCCGTCAATTGTCACGCCTGATCCGCCTGCACCAACCCGAACTCACGCCGCGGACCATTGGCGATTCGGCGGCGGGACAGGCGGTACGAGCACTGATCGACAACCAGACGGCCCCTCTGGAGACAGCCTTTTCCGGAAAAATTGGCCTGGCCCTTTCGGGAGGTGGTTTCCGGGCATCATTGTTTCATATCGGTGTTTTGGCGCGATTGGCGGAACTCGACCTGTTGCGGCGGCTGGATTGTATTTCGTGTGTTTCCGGCGGATCGATCATTGGCGCCCATTATTATCTGGAACTGCGTCATCTGTTGCAGAGCAAAGCGGACGGAGCGATCACCCACCAGGACTATATCGATCTGGTCGATCGTGTCGCCAAGGATTTTCTCGCCGGAGTACAGCGCAATCCGCGAACCCTCGTGGCGGCCAATCTGTTCGCCAATCTCAAGATGATGTTCAGCAAAAACTACTCTCGAACCACCCGTCTTGGAGAATTGTACGAGAAGGAATTGTTTGCCAGAGTTGCCGACGAAGGCCGGGACCGCCCCCGATTCATGTCCGATTTGAAAATCACCCCTTTGAATGCCAAGGGGGCGCGGGAAAACGATTTTTCGCCGCGGGAGCAAAACTGGCTGCGTTGCAACAAGGTACCGATTCTTTCCTTGAATGCGACCACGCTCAATACAGGGCACAACTGGCAATTCACCGCCTCCTGGATGGGAGAACCCCCGGGCGGCATCGATTGCGAGGTCGATGCCAACTATCGGCTGCGACGGATGTATTATGAGCAGGCGCCCGAGCCCTTCAAAAAAATTCGCCTGGGTGAAGCGGTTGCCGCTTCATCGTGCGTGCCGGGATTGTTCGAGCCGGTCACATTGGACAAACTTTATCCCGACAAGACTGTTCGTCTCGTCGATGGCGGCGTCCACGACAATCAAGGGGCGGGGGTACTCCTTGAGCAAGGTTGTTCCGTGATCATCGTCAGTGATGCCAGTGGCCAGATGGAGGCAGACGACACTCCTGGCCATGGAATCCTGCCGGTTGCCCTGCGTTCCAACAGCATTCTCCAGGCCCGGGTCCGCGAGGCCCAGTTTCGCGAATTGGATGCCCGTACCCGCAGCGGTCTTTTGGAAGGTTTTGTCTTCCTTCACTTCAAGAAGGATCTTTACGGGGAAGATATTTCCTGGAGCGGATCCACCGATTCTGTCCCGGTCGCTTCGACCCGGACAAAGACCTGTTATGGCATTCTGACCGAGGTACAACGTCTTTTGGCGGCCATCCGCACCGATCTTGATTCTTTTTCGGAGATGGAAGGCCATGCCCTCATGGTCAGTGGTTACCGCATGGCCGAAAACTTTCTCGCCAAAAGCCCTGTCCTGACCAACCTGGCGGCGACACCGCTTCCCGACTGGCGTTTTGATCGATGGTCTTTTTCCAACATCGAACCCCAGATGACCGACCCGGATCGTGCCACGGAGCTTGTCCGCCATCTGAAGGTTTCACAGATTCAGTTTTTAAAGGTCTGGCATCTCTCTCCCATACTGAATGCTTTACGAAAAGTGGGCATGCCAATCATCATGGCAATCGTTTGCCTTCTTGCTATTATCTTTTGGAATGTTGAACTGACGATTCCATTGCCAACGGTAGGAACCATCGCCCTGTGGCTGCTTCCATTGATTGCCGTTGGTCTCACCGGATGGAAAATCTTTGGAATGCTTGATTTTCGTTCCTGGGTGCGAAAGCTGGCCATTGCCCTCGTAACGGCAACTCTGGGATGGTTGCTGGTCACGGTGCATCTTTGGGTGTTTGATAAATT
It encodes:
- a CDS encoding patatin-like phospholipase family protein, which translates into the protein MSKNNDESEKEFNEARLQANEILSGKRQGFNVRELIGIAERLRGTRQFVLARQLLDPERHASLLTGEPERQAFHSARAVAIYKDPELLDDLKLDQALHDLKKNLDLDVAEDPELLGVAGAICKRKWETTGHLHDLKEALTYYLRGWNTSTRSESKVDRSYPGINAAFILDLLATRNKETSGKNKVLGTMADQSQSEAKKIREEIIRLESTGRRDDYWHLVTMAEAHLGLGLVADASFEANHFDRARAFLEEAAGLTAIPLWQRETTVRQLSRLIRLHQPELTPRTIGDSAAGQAVRALIDNQTAPLETAFSGKIGLALSGGGFRASLFHIGVLARLAELDLLRRLDCISCVSGGSIIGAHYYLELRHLLQSKADGAITHQDYIDLVDRVAKDFLAGVQRNPRTLVAANLFANLKMMFSKNYSRTTRLGELYEKELFARVADEGRDRPRFMSDLKITPLNAKGARENDFSPREQNWLRCNKVPILSLNATTLNTGHNWQFTASWMGEPPGGIDCEVDANYRLRRMYYEQAPEPFKKIRLGEAVAASSCVPGLFEPVTLDKLYPDKTVRLVDGGVHDNQGAGVLLEQGCSVIIVSDASGQMEADDTPGHGILPVALRSNSILQARVREAQFRELDARTRSGLLEGFVFLHFKKDLYGEDISWSGSTDSVPVASTRTKTCYGILTEVQRLLAAIRTDLDSFSEMEGHALMVSGYRMAENFLAKSPVLTNLAATPLPDWRFDRWSFSNIEPQMTDPDRATELVRHLKVSQIQFLKVWHLSPILNALRKVGMPIIMAIVCLLAIIFWNVELTIPLPTVGTIALWLLPLIAVGLTGWKIFGMLDFRSWVRKLAIALVTATLGWLLVTVHLWVFDKLFLFHGRVRR